CGGTGCGCTTCGCAAGCGAGCCATCGAGCGATTGGCGTGCACGAAGAGCCAGTTCGACACGGTGCTCAAAAAACTGCAGATCAGTTTAAACATCGTGCGTTCCAACGACCCAAAGTTGAAGAACGACTTCTGGTTGCCCATGCGAGAAGTCCACCTCGATATCGTGCAGCAACACGAGCAGTGAAGTCCCCCAAACCGTAGGTCAGGTTGTACCTGACGTTCCCGCCGATGCTT
Above is a genomic segment from Rhodopirellula bahusiensis containing:
- a CDS encoding DUF1589 domain-containing protein; this translates as MSCSNTSSEVPQTVGQVVPDVPADALEQSESCTRSRK